The Synchiropus splendidus isolate RoL2022-P1 chromosome 1, RoL_Sspl_1.0, whole genome shotgun sequence genome includes a window with the following:
- the c1h19orf25 gene encoding UPF0449 protein C19orf25 homolog → MNLGSKSKKRVVLSSRPNPPTVEQILDDISGADPADPLFSILELSGQDSQRPSPDSDVELKFQQCRRYLELNQRLQKAQERLLQQRDELREAGQRLEKDVDEVKGRAL, encoded by the exons ATGAACCTGGGCTCCAAGAGTAAGAAGCGGGTGGTTCTGTCGAGCCGACCCAACCCGCCCACCGTGGAGCAGATCCTGGACGACATCAGTGGCGCTGATCCCGCTGACCCGCTCTTCAGCATCCTGGAGCTGAGCGGACAAG ACTCACAGCGCCCCTCACCAGACAGCGACGTGGAGCTGAAGTTCCAGCAGTGTCGTCGTTACCTGGAGTTGAACCAGCGACTGCAGAAGGCCCAGGAgcggctgctgcagcagagggaTGAGCTGCGAGAGGCCGGCCAGCGGTTGGAGAAGGACGTGGACGAGGTCAAAGGGCGAGCACTCTGA